One window from the genome of Dasypus novemcinctus isolate mDasNov1 chromosome 26, mDasNov1.1.hap2, whole genome shotgun sequence encodes:
- the H1-10 gene encoding histone H1.10, with product MSVELEEALPLTPAEGAGKKTTRAGGPAALPPPRRRKSSKKKSQPGKYSQLVVETIRRLGERGGSSLARIYAEAKKVAWFDQQNGRTYLKYSIKALVQNDTLLQVKGTGANGSFKLNRKKLEGGGERRGASAAAAAPAAAPRAKKAAQGAARRAAEKPAASKKPEKRPHPKGAGGAAARKDKGGKAKKAAAAAGKKVKKAAKPSVPKVPKGRK from the coding sequence ATGTCGGTGGAGCTCGAGGAGGCCCTGCCGCTGACGCCCGCCGAGGGCGCGGGCAAGAAGACGACCCGGGCGGGCGGCCCCGCGGCGCTGCCGCCGCCCAGGAGGAGGAAGAGCAGCAAGAAGAAGAGCCAGCCGGGCAAGTACAGCCAGCTGGTGGTGGAGACCATCCGGCGGCTGGGCGAGCGCGGCGGCTCGTCGCTGGCCAGGATCTACGCCGAGGCCAAGAAGGTGGCCTGGTTCGACCAGCAGAACGGGCGCACCTACCTCAAGTACTCCATCAAGGCGCTGGTGCAGAACGACACGCTCCTGCAGGTGAAGGGCACCGGCGCCAACGGCTCCTTCAAGCTCAACCGCAAGAAGCTGGAGGGCGGCGGGGAGCGGCGCGGGGCCTCggcggccgccgccgccccggCCGCCGCGCCCCGGGCCAAGAAGGCGGCCCAGGGCGCGGCCCGGCGCGCGGCCGAGAAGCCCGCCGCGAGCAAGAAGCCCGAGAAGCGCCCGCACCCCAAGGGCGCGGGGGGCGCCGCCGCCCGGAAGGACAAAGGCGGCAAGGCCAAGAaggcggcggcggccgcgggcAAGAAGGTGAAGAAGGCGGCCAAGCCCAGCGTGCCCAAGGTGCCCAAGGGCCGCAAGTGA